The following coding sequences are from one Clostridia bacterium window:
- a CDS encoding electron transport complex subunit E translates to MSVSPLQAFTNGIYKENPTFRLLLGMCPTMAASIAVSNGIGMGIAATFVLVGSNLIISLIRKAIPDEIRIPCFIVVIATFVTIVDLSMAAYLPELHKVLGVFVPLIVVNCIILARAEAFAYKNGPAASLMDGLGMGIGFTLALTILGVIREPLGTGVLLAAPDLGFAGIRLFASEYGA, encoded by the coding sequence GTGAGTGTAAGTCCACTTCAGGCGTTCACCAACGGAATCTATAAGGAGAACCCCACGTTCAGGCTGCTCCTTGGCATGTGCCCCACGATGGCGGCGTCGATTGCCGTATCAAACGGAATCGGAATGGGAATCGCTGCCACATTCGTGCTGGTGGGATCGAACCTGATAATATCCCTCATCCGGAAGGCAATCCCGGATGAGATCCGAATCCCGTGCTTCATCGTGGTCATTGCCACATTTGTCACCATCGTGGATCTATCGATGGCAGCCTACCTGCCCGAACTCCACAAGGTGCTGGGTGTGTTTGTGCCGCTGATCGTCGTGAACTGCATCATCCTTGCAAGAGCCGAGGCATTTGCCTACAAGAACGGCCCCGCGGCCTCTCTCATGGACGGCCTCGGGATGGGGATTGGATTCACCCTGGCGCTTACTATCCTTGGAGTGATCCGTGAACCCCTCGGAACAGGAGTCCTACTTGCAGCGCCTGACCTTGGCTTTGCAGGGATCCGGCTCTTTGCCTCGGAGTATGGCGCGG
- a CDS encoding RnfABCDGE type electron transport complex subunit G: protein MRDTLRLGLILMLICAVSGGSLAYVYGITSKIIDERRAKEIAQSMKTVLPSAEDFAELPEVDLSAIREDKSFADVEAVYTGSVGGSVEGIVAKLAASGYGGKITLLVGVKADRSVSGLQVLSHGETPGLGAKITNLGFQEQFIGKGASSAALAVSKDGGEIQAISGATISSRGVVAGVNTARNLVSTLGFAGGAAR, encoded by the coding sequence GTGCGTGACACTCTCAGACTAGGCCTGATCCTCATGCTGATCTGCGCAGTGTCCGGCGGCTCGCTAGCTTACGTGTATGGGATAACCAGCAAGATAATCGATGAGCGCAGAGCCAAGGAAATCGCGCAGTCGATGAAGACAGTCCTTCCATCAGCTGAAGATTTCGCTGAGCTTCCGGAGGTGGATCTTTCAGCTATCCGGGAGGATAAGAGCTTCGCTGATGTTGAAGCTGTGTACACCGGGTCGGTGGGCGGGTCAGTTGAAGGCATAGTCGCCAAGCTTGCTGCCTCCGGATACGGAGGCAAGATCACTCTTCTGGTTGGCGTGAAGGCTGACCGCTCGGTGAGCGGGCTTCAAGTGCTCAGCCACGGTGAAACGCCTGGCCTAGGCGCCAAGATCACCAATCTCGGCTTTCAGGAGCAGTTCATCGGCAAGGGGGCCTCTTCCGCTGCACTTGCCGTCAGCAAGGATGGCGGCGAAATCCAGGCCATATCCGGCGCCACGATTTCGTCGAGGGGAGTGGTTGCTGGCGTGAATACCGCCCGCAATCTCGTGTCAACCCTCGGCTTCGCTGGAGGTGCTGCAAGGTGA
- a CDS encoding RnfABCDGE type electron transport complex subunit D — translation MADSMLIVSPAPHIRAGLDTPTIMRDVVIALLPASVAAVHYFGWQAALSIVCSIAAAVAAEFILEKLTHRTVTIGDWSAVVTGLLIAMVLPPHVPVWVPILAGFFGIGVVKVLFGGLGYNLFNPALMGRAFAVAAWSAMATTGYVWPASANGAIWARGFDAMSTATPLTLLKMGEIGATSASKLYLPLFMGNAAGSLGETSALALLIGAVYLLWREEISLRIPMFYIATVAVITSLYGQDPLFHVLSGGLILGAFFMATDYVTSPLNPKGQAIFGIGCGVLTALIRLFGGYPEGVAYSILIMNAAVPLIDRFARPRRFGEVKARA, via the coding sequence ATGGCAGACTCAATGCTGATCGTATCGCCTGCGCCGCACATCAGGGCGGGGCTCGATACTCCAACCATAATGCGGGATGTAGTCATTGCGCTCCTACCGGCGTCTGTCGCGGCTGTGCACTACTTTGGCTGGCAGGCAGCTCTCTCCATCGTATGCAGCATCGCAGCGGCAGTGGCTGCCGAGTTCATCCTAGAGAAGCTAACGCACAGGACCGTGACAATCGGTGATTGGAGCGCAGTAGTCACTGGGCTCCTCATCGCGATGGTCCTGCCTCCTCATGTGCCTGTATGGGTGCCGATACTCGCCGGGTTCTTTGGCATCGGCGTGGTAAAAGTCCTTTTCGGAGGGCTTGGCTACAACCTGTTCAATCCGGCGCTCATGGGGCGCGCTTTTGCAGTGGCTGCGTGGTCGGCGATGGCCACCACGGGTTATGTTTGGCCCGCCTCTGCCAACGGCGCCATCTGGGCCCGCGGTTTCGATGCCATGTCTACCGCTACTCCCCTTACACTGCTGAAGATGGGGGAGATCGGGGCTACATCCGCAAGCAAGCTGTATTTGCCGCTGTTCATGGGAAATGCAGCAGGTTCGCTCGGTGAGACCTCGGCCCTTGCACTGCTTATAGGCGCGGTTTACCTTCTATGGCGCGAGGAGATCTCCCTGAGGATCCCCATGTTCTACATCGCAACCGTGGCAGTCATAACCTCCCTCTATGGGCAGGATCCACTGTTTCACGTGCTGTCGGGCGGGCTCATCCTCGGAGCATTCTTCATGGCCACCGATTACGTCACATCTCCGCTCAATCCCAAGGGCCAGGCGATCTTCGGGATTGGCTGTGGTGTGCTAACAGCGCTCATCAGGCTCTTCGGCGGGTATCCAGAGGGCGTCGCCTACTCCATACTTATCATGAATGCTGCGGTGCCGCTCATCGACAGATTCGCGCGGCCGAGGCGTTTCGGGGAGGTGAAGGCACGTGCGTGA
- the rsxC gene encoding electron transport complex subunit RsxC, which yields MPKWSFRGGTHPPENKSSTAGLPIVPAKLPSRIAVLIHANSGCLQAPIVAKGDQVQKGQLLANPGAKLAVPVHSPTSGKVVGIGPVRTASGALDQAIFIEPDGEDRLAETCAPVTNLESLSKEQIIGIIMDAGIVGMGGAEFPTHVKLTLPANAKVDTLLINGAECEPYLTADHRLMLERSGDIVRGAQILMKALGVTRTVIGVEDNKPDAIEAMTKAASKAPGVEVVSLRTRYPQGSEKQLIKSTLGRDVPPGCLPFHVGVVVNNAATAVSVADRFDRGLPLIERVVTITGSAIAHPANLLVKIGTSAGELIEQCGGFVGEPAKLIFGGPMMGMAVSSPDVPTSKGCSGILALSRAEARVYEPMPCIRCGRCIEACPMGLEPAVLHQWSDSGIWDQAEACHAMDCIECGVCSYECPSRRNLVQSIKRAKFEIGVRRQAAKERRAK from the coding sequence ATGCCCAAATGGTCGTTCCGAGGGGGAACGCATCCCCCGGAGAACAAGTCGAGCACGGCCGGGCTGCCGATTGTCCCAGCGAAACTGCCGTCTCGAATCGCAGTCCTGATTCATGCTAATTCCGGTTGTCTTCAGGCGCCCATTGTCGCCAAGGGAGACCAAGTGCAAAAAGGGCAGCTGCTGGCTAATCCAGGGGCTAAGCTGGCCGTTCCTGTCCACTCGCCTACTTCGGGCAAGGTTGTGGGAATCGGTCCGGTGCGAACCGCCTCTGGGGCCCTCGACCAGGCCATCTTCATCGAGCCGGATGGCGAAGATAGGCTCGCGGAAACGTGCGCGCCAGTGACAAACCTGGAGTCACTATCGAAGGAGCAGATCATTGGCATCATAATGGACGCTGGAATAGTCGGCATGGGCGGCGCAGAGTTTCCCACTCATGTGAAGCTGACTCTGCCTGCCAATGCAAAGGTTGACACTCTTCTGATAAACGGGGCCGAGTGCGAGCCGTACCTGACGGCTGACCATCGGCTGATGTTGGAGCGATCCGGCGATATCGTTCGCGGAGCGCAGATCCTCATGAAGGCGCTGGGCGTGACGCGCACGGTGATCGGCGTGGAAGACAACAAGCCTGATGCGATTGAGGCAATGACCAAGGCCGCATCAAAGGCGCCCGGAGTTGAAGTTGTGTCGTTGAGAACCAGATACCCTCAGGGTTCTGAGAAGCAGCTGATCAAGTCGACGCTTGGCCGAGACGTGCCGCCTGGCTGCCTTCCGTTCCATGTGGGTGTGGTCGTGAACAACGCCGCGACTGCGGTTTCCGTTGCCGATAGGTTTGATCGCGGTCTGCCGTTGATCGAGAGAGTGGTCACGATCACAGGCTCTGCGATTGCCCACCCTGCGAACCTTCTGGTCAAGATCGGGACCTCCGCAGGCGAACTCATCGAGCAGTGCGGGGGCTTTGTGGGTGAGCCCGCCAAGCTCATCTTCGGCGGACCGATGATGGGCATGGCAGTGTCGTCGCCTGATGTGCCCACTTCCAAGGGCTGCTCGGGGATCCTGGCCCTGAGTCGGGCGGAGGCGCGCGTGTACGAGCCCATGCCATGCATAAGGTGCGGGCGATGCATTGAAGCATGCCCCATGGGTCTTGAACCGGCAGTGCTTCATCAGTGGAGTGACTCTGGGATATGGGATCAGGCAGAAGCCTGCCACGCCATGGACTGCATTGAATGTGGTGTGTGCAGCTACGAGTGCCCGTCCCGCCGGAATCTGGTGCAGTCGATCAAGCGGGCGAAGTTCGAAATCGGCGTTCGCAGGCAGGCTGCCAAGGAACGGAGGGCGAAGTGA
- a CDS encoding NADH-dependent [FeFe] hydrogenase, group A6 gives MSLADVTLTIDGKTVSAHVGTTILEAARAVGIKIPTLCFHEDLGRPAVCRVCVVEVAGQKTFQPACAYPVSSGMVVRTNTPAVREARRLAVELLLAHHPDDCLSCARNLNCELQSLASDLGIREIRFERITRGLPDDTSTPSIVRHPDRCINCRRCIEACDDVQGVAALGMVNRGFDSVVMPAYQDDLSDAVCALCGQCTLACPVGAIVERDDTDRVWAAIADPDIHVVVQTAPAIRVSLGEELGLPAGSVVTGKMVAALRRLGFDRVFDTDFTADLTIMEEGYELLDRIGAGDALPLITSCSPGWIKFIEHFYPELLPHVSTCKSPQQMFGALAKTYYAEHAGIDPGRIFVVSIMPCTAKKFECQRPEMRASGRQDVDVVLTTRELGRMIRMAGIDIASLPEEEFDAPLGISTGAGAIFGATGGVMEAALRTVYETITGSTLSREALEFTGVRGLSGVKEATVDVGGTPVSVAVGHGLANARKILERIAAGSAPWHFVEIMCCPGGCVGGGGQPIGTVMSTRAERGQALYQVDRDMPIRTSHRNPAVLALYQDFLGRPLSDRAHELLHTHYTPRKER, from the coding sequence ATGTCATTGGCGGACGTAACCTTGACAATCGACGGGAAGACTGTGAGCGCCCATGTGGGCACGACCATCCTTGAGGCAGCCCGTGCTGTTGGAATCAAGATCCCGACCCTCTGTTTCCATGAGGACCTTGGCCGCCCCGCAGTGTGCCGTGTGTGTGTTGTAGAAGTGGCAGGCCAGAAGACGTTCCAGCCTGCATGCGCCTATCCGGTGAGCAGCGGCATGGTGGTGAGGACCAACACCCCTGCGGTGCGCGAGGCGCGGCGCCTTGCGGTGGAGCTTCTCCTGGCGCACCATCCGGATGACTGCCTCTCCTGCGCCCGCAATCTGAATTGCGAACTCCAGAGCCTAGCATCTGACCTGGGAATTCGGGAGATCAGGTTCGAACGGATCACGCGAGGGCTTCCCGATGACACATCTACTCCATCGATAGTGCGCCACCCGGACAGGTGCATAAACTGCCGCAGATGCATTGAGGCATGCGACGACGTGCAGGGTGTGGCTGCGCTAGGCATGGTCAACCGCGGTTTCGACTCTGTGGTGATGCCTGCATACCAGGATGATCTGTCGGATGCCGTGTGTGCTTTGTGTGGGCAATGCACTCTGGCGTGCCCTGTCGGCGCGATAGTGGAACGAGACGATACCGATAGGGTATGGGCAGCCATTGCCGATCCGGATATCCACGTAGTGGTGCAGACCGCACCAGCGATCAGGGTGTCGCTCGGAGAGGAACTGGGGCTTCCTGCAGGATCAGTGGTCACAGGCAAGATGGTGGCGGCTCTGAGGCGCCTCGGCTTCGACCGGGTGTTCGACACTGACTTCACCGCTGATCTTACGATAATGGAGGAAGGCTACGAACTCCTCGATAGAATTGGCGCTGGAGATGCCCTGCCGCTCATCACCTCGTGCAGCCCGGGATGGATCAAGTTCATAGAGCATTTCTACCCTGAACTGCTTCCCCACGTGTCCACATGCAAGTCGCCCCAGCAGATGTTCGGGGCCCTGGCCAAGACCTACTATGCTGAGCATGCTGGAATCGACCCAGGCCGCATCTTCGTCGTATCGATTATGCCCTGCACGGCGAAGAAGTTCGAGTGCCAGCGCCCTGAGATGAGGGCGTCCGGGCGCCAGGATGTCGACGTGGTCCTAACAACACGCGAGCTAGGGCGCATGATCCGCATGGCTGGGATCGATATCGCTTCGCTGCCGGAGGAGGAGTTCGACGCACCCCTTGGGATATCCACTGGGGCGGGCGCCATATTCGGCGCGACGGGCGGGGTCATGGAAGCCGCCCTACGCACGGTGTATGAGACCATCACTGGCAGCACCCTGTCACGTGAGGCGCTGGAGTTCACAGGTGTGCGCGGGCTTTCCGGGGTGAAGGAGGCCACGGTGGATGTCGGCGGAACCCCTGTATCTGTTGCGGTGGGCCACGGACTGGCCAATGCAAGAAAGATCCTGGAGCGAATTGCGGCAGGCAGTGCTCCATGGCATTTCGTGGAGATCATGTGCTGCCCTGGGGGGTGCGTGGGCGGCGGGGGCCAGCCCATCGGCACTGTCATGAGCACTCGCGCCGAGAGGGGCCAGGCGCTGTACCAGGTGGACCGGGACATGCCAATCCGCACGTCCCACAGGAATCCTGCGGTGCTCGCGCTCTACCAGGACTTCCTCGGCCGACCTCTCTCGGACAGGGCGCATGAGCTGCTGCACACGCATTACACCCCGAGGAAGGAGCGGTAG
- the nuoF gene encoding NADH-quinone oxidoreductase subunit NuoF — protein sequence MEFYRAHVLVCGGSPCVAAGCRAVRDEIIRSVAEAGIAREVRVIETGCLGPCDSGPVMVVYPEGTVYSHVTVGDAREIVDEHLVKGRPVDRLRHKGEIPAISKDADRRSHYFDIQKRIVLANVGIIDPDSIDEYIARDGYLAAGTALTQMTPAQVIETLKKSGLRGRGGAAFPTGLKLEFTARASADQKYIICNADEGEPGTFKDRLILEGDPHRVIEGMIIMGYATGATRGFIYIRGEYYASIQRVERGIQQAREMGLLGNDIFGSGFGFDIEVKQGAGAYVCGEETALIESMEGKRGEPRVKPPYPGTSGLWGKPTVVNNVETIANIAPIVANGPDWFRQFGTASSPGTKVYTLTGNVNNKGLIEVPMGITLRQVIYEVGGGIPGGRRFKMAQTGGTAGGCLSEAHLDIPMDYESLQQAGSALGSGALLIIDDSHCVVDVAATLLHFFEHESCGQCTPCREGTHRLSQIVGKIQHLQASESDIRLARELAGMMRSSSLCALGQSVSVPLFTIFDHFSDEILAHLEGRCPAGVC from the coding sequence ATGGAGTTCTACAGGGCTCATGTCCTAGTATGCGGCGGGTCTCCGTGCGTTGCCGCCGGATGTCGGGCGGTTCGCGACGAGATCATCAGGTCCGTCGCTGAAGCGGGGATCGCGCGCGAGGTTCGTGTGATCGAGACAGGATGCCTAGGCCCGTGCGATTCGGGGCCAGTGATGGTGGTGTACCCGGAGGGAACGGTATACTCGCATGTGACTGTTGGTGATGCACGTGAGATCGTCGATGAGCATCTTGTGAAAGGCCGTCCAGTGGACCGCCTTCGCCACAAAGGTGAGATCCCTGCGATCTCCAAGGATGCCGACCGACGATCTCACTACTTTGACATTCAGAAGCGTATCGTTCTAGCAAACGTAGGAATCATCGACCCGGATAGCATAGACGAGTACATAGCCCGCGATGGATACCTTGCCGCCGGCACTGCACTCACCCAGATGACGCCTGCCCAGGTCATAGAGACGCTGAAGAAGTCGGGCCTTCGCGGCAGGGGAGGGGCTGCGTTTCCAACAGGGCTCAAGCTTGAGTTCACGGCTCGCGCATCGGCTGATCAGAAGTACATCATATGCAATGCAGATGAGGGCGAGCCAGGCACGTTCAAGGATCGCCTCATCCTCGAAGGCGACCCCCACAGGGTGATCGAGGGGATGATCATCATGGGCTACGCAACCGGCGCAACCCGTGGCTTCATCTACATTCGCGGCGAGTACTACGCCTCAATCCAGCGCGTCGAGCGTGGGATTCAGCAAGCCAGGGAGATGGGGCTTCTAGGAAACGACATATTCGGTTCGGGGTTTGGCTTCGACATCGAAGTCAAGCAGGGAGCAGGCGCCTACGTATGCGGCGAGGAGACTGCTCTCATCGAATCGATGGAGGGAAAACGGGGCGAGCCAAGGGTCAAGCCGCCGTACCCAGGCACATCAGGGCTATGGGGGAAGCCCACGGTGGTGAACAACGTCGAGACCATCGCAAACATCGCTCCAATAGTCGCTAATGGCCCCGATTGGTTCCGACAATTCGGAACTGCCTCATCCCCGGGAACTAAAGTGTACACTCTCACTGGCAATGTGAACAACAAGGGCCTCATTGAGGTCCCTATGGGAATCACGCTGCGGCAGGTGATATACGAGGTAGGGGGCGGAATTCCGGGCGGCCGCCGCTTCAAGATGGCGCAGACTGGCGGGACCGCCGGAGGGTGCCTATCAGAGGCGCACCTCGACATTCCCATGGACTACGAAAGCCTGCAACAGGCGGGTTCCGCCCTAGGCTCGGGGGCGCTTCTGATCATCGACGACAGCCACTGTGTCGTGGATGTCGCAGCCACTCTGCTCCATTTCTTCGAGCACGAGTCGTGCGGGCAATGCACGCCGTGCCGCGAGGGAACCCACAGGCTATCGCAGATAGTTGGGAAGATACAGCATCTTCAGGCCAGCGAATCCGACATCAGGCTCGCAAGGGAGCTCGCAGGCATGATGAGATCATCGTCTCTCTGCGCACTCGGGCAGTCAGTCTCCGTGCCCCTGTTCACGATCTTCGATCACTTCTCCGACGAGATCCTTGCTCACCTTGAAGGGCGTTGCCCGGCGGGTGTCTGCTGA
- the nuoE gene encoding NADH-quinone oxidoreductase subunit NuoE encodes MGGVHVCSGKPASGDSCACDDVFLAAVEKAVLPYRGRPEDLVLALHDVQALRNYLPREALRVVARVLEIPESRVFGVVTFYSMFSDKPRGRHIVRVCESAPCCVMGAREVIDALLGELGVDMGGTTQDGRFTVETTSCLGVCGVAPALMIDDAVYGNLVPGDLPAILRRYE; translated from the coding sequence ATGGGAGGAGTGCACGTCTGTAGTGGAAAACCTGCTTCGGGCGACAGCTGCGCGTGCGACGACGTTTTCCTCGCTGCAGTGGAGAAGGCCGTTCTCCCCTATCGCGGACGGCCTGAGGACCTCGTCCTGGCCCTCCACGATGTGCAGGCTCTCCGCAACTACTTGCCCCGCGAGGCGCTCCGTGTGGTAGCGCGTGTCCTCGAGATTCCGGAAAGTCGAGTATTCGGAGTTGTAACGTTTTACTCAATGTTCTCAGATAAACCTAGAGGTCGTCACATTGTCCGGGTCTGCGAGTCGGCGCCGTGCTGCGTGATGGGCGCCAGAGAGGTCATCGATGCGCTTTTGGGCGAACTCGGGGTGGACATGGGAGGCACCACGCAGGATGGAAGGTTCACCGTGGAAACCACGTCATGCCTCGGGGTCTGCGGGGTCGCGCCTGCGCTGATGATCGACGATGCGGTATATGGGAACCTCGTCCCAGGAGACCTGCCGGCTATACTCAGGCGGTACGAATAG
- a CDS encoding (2Fe-2S) ferredoxin domain-containing protein: MKSLEDLKKIKERAQAMTELREGNEDVRVVVGMGTCGIAAGARDTLTAIMDEIGVRGLRHVVVTQTGCVGMCEQEPIVDIMKQGEPKVTYGHVTPEKARKIIASHVVNGQVVGDLVISTK; encoded by the coding sequence ATGAAGTCGCTGGAAGACCTGAAAAAGATCAAGGAGCGCGCCCAGGCCATGACGGAGCTGCGGGAGGGCAATGAAGACGTGAGGGTTGTGGTTGGAATGGGCACATGCGGGATAGCTGCTGGCGCCCGCGATACACTCACGGCCATCATGGATGAGATCGGTGTTCGAGGCCTTCGCCACGTCGTGGTCACGCAGACAGGGTGTGTGGGCATGTGTGAGCAGGAGCCGATCGTGGACATCATGAAGCAGGGTGAGCCGAAGGTTACATACGGACACGTCACACCTGAGAAGGCGCGAAAGATCATAGCAAGCCACGTTGTGAACGGGCAGGTTGTTGGAGACCTCGTGATATCCACCAAGTAG